A single genomic interval of Aegicerativicinus sediminis harbors:
- a CDS encoding phosphatase PAP2 family protein, producing MREFLRGLISTIREFLVRHFKWFDEKLPYIITVIIGLILVVGGINLFIELTETLTTDTLAYYDEQITQFFVANRTPGLTKYMLFVTYVGDVHGYLIVLALCILVTTLVFKRWKWVLQISLVLALSAVSNMILKRFIDRARPGIEHMVSVETLSYPSGHAMSAMAFYGFLIFIFYRFKMNPMLKIASILLLAFLILSIGISRIYLGVHFPSDIVGGFIAGFIWVVFCVLLFYTIELFRRDPKT from the coding sequence ATGCGGGAATTTTTAAGGGGGCTTATTTCGACAATAAGGGAATTTCTCGTTAGGCACTTTAAGTGGTTTGACGAAAAATTACCCTATATCATCACCGTTATAATTGGCTTGATCTTGGTGGTTGGAGGTATTAATCTTTTTATTGAATTAACTGAAACTCTCACAACAGATACTCTCGCCTATTATGACGAGCAGATAACGCAGTTTTTTGTAGCAAATAGAACTCCGGGACTTACCAAATACATGTTATTTGTCACCTATGTAGGGGATGTTCATGGTTACCTTATTGTATTGGCACTTTGTATTCTAGTTACCACCTTGGTATTTAAGCGTTGGAAATGGGTGCTTCAAATTTCATTGGTTTTGGCCTTATCGGCAGTGTCTAATATGATTTTAAAACGTTTTATAGACCGCGCAAGACCAGGGATTGAACATATGGTTTCTGTTGAAACACTTAGTTATCCCAGTGGGCATGCCATGAGTGCGATGGCATTTTATGGTTTCCTCATCTTCATTTTCTATAGATTTAAAATGAATCCGATGCTAAAAATAGCGTCTATTTTATTATTGGCATTCCTTATTTTAAGTATCGGAATTAGCAGGATTTACCTTGGCGTGCATTTCCCATCGGACATTGTTGGTGGATTTATTGCTGGCTTTATATGGGTGGTATTCTGTGTATTACTTTTTTACACCATTGAACTTTTTAGAAGGGATCCAAAAACCTAA
- a CDS encoding Pycsar system effector family protein, whose product MSKNLHAEEKLEVYWQTITYISNLNRSSEIKAGLIISFYGLLLGVVFQVVVGTEQHFTLTVPLIISLVLFLFLVARSIYFSFKCFMPQIETKFDYNMFFFHDVVTRYGTIKEFSKKFMGLLDDYNQLYEQLGEQIFVNSLIASKKFSDVNKSVKNLVYSFIPLTISAILIVIQTFFD is encoded by the coding sequence ATGAGTAAAAATTTGCATGCTGAAGAGAAATTAGAAGTTTATTGGCAAACTATTACCTACATAAGTAATCTAAATCGATCTTCAGAAATAAAGGCAGGTTTGATCATTTCATTTTATGGATTATTGCTTGGGGTGGTGTTTCAAGTGGTTGTTGGGACAGAGCAACATTTCACCCTTACTGTTCCTCTTATAATAAGCTTAGTTCTCTTTTTGTTTTTAGTGGCTAGATCTATTTATTTCAGTTTCAAGTGCTTTATGCCCCAAATAGAAACCAAGTTCGATTATAACATGTTTTTCTTCCATGATGTTGTTACACGTTATGGGACGATAAAAGAATTCTCCAAAAAATTTATGGGGTTGCTAGATGATTATAACCAATTATATGAACAGTTAGGAGAGCAAATATTTGTTAATTCACTTATTGCGTCTAAAAAATTTAGCGACGTGAATAAATCGGTTAAAAATCTTGTTTACAGCTTTATTCCACTTACCATAAGTGCAATACTTATAGTTATTCAGACTTTTTTCGATTAG
- a CDS encoding glycoside hydrolase family 18 protein, giving the protein MRYSLLVCISLFSCTSLKNPSGNSSNDLSPYRVIAYVRGMEDDWGQNFEKANKITHINYAFANIRKGKIVLGKDSDAETLEQIINLKRYNPKLKILISVGGWGWSGGFSDAVLTPESRELFANSAIEFIKEHRLDGVDLDWEYPGLPGAGNKHRTEDKENFTAILKLLREKLDKQLPNQNLLTIATGASQSYLDHTGLATAQQYLDFINIMTYDFYTGGSNVVGHHSNFEASSLNPYGMSVTKAIIQHLKAGVPKSKLVVGVPFYGRWWIGSMPSDHGLYQESNGARGSISYKALEDTLRSNSGFTPNWDESAKAPYLWREKDSCFVTYEDSNSLKIKTDYVKNEGLGGIMFWQFGGDNGTLLNTIHESLSQN; this is encoded by the coding sequence ATGCGATACTCTCTACTCGTTTGCATAAGTTTATTTTCGTGCACAAGCCTTAAAAATCCTTCCGGAAATTCCTCTAATGATCTTAGTCCTTACAGAGTTATTGCATATGTGAGGGGTATGGAGGACGATTGGGGGCAAAACTTTGAAAAAGCCAATAAAATTACCCATATCAATTATGCTTTTGCAAATATTAGGAAAGGGAAAATTGTGCTAGGTAAAGATAGTGATGCTGAAACATTGGAGCAGATCATTAATCTCAAACGATACAATCCGAAATTGAAAATTCTCATTTCTGTTGGTGGTTGGGGTTGGTCAGGAGGATTTTCAGACGCAGTTCTCACCCCTGAATCGCGGGAACTATTTGCCAATAGTGCTATTGAATTTATAAAAGAGCATCGTTTAGACGGTGTCGATTTAGATTGGGAATATCCCGGTTTACCAGGTGCAGGAAATAAACATCGCACAGAAGACAAAGAAAATTTCACAGCTATTTTGAAATTGCTCAGAGAAAAATTGGATAAACAATTACCTAATCAAAACCTATTGACAATTGCTACTGGAGCGAGCCAATCTTATTTAGATCATACAGGTTTGGCTACAGCGCAACAATACTTAGATTTCATAAATATAATGACTTACGACTTTTATACGGGCGGTTCTAATGTTGTGGGCCATCATTCCAATTTTGAAGCTTCCTCCCTCAACCCTTATGGAATGAGTGTTACTAAAGCAATTATTCAGCATTTGAAGGCTGGTGTGCCAAAATCTAAATTGGTGGTTGGAGTGCCCTTTTATGGCCGTTGGTGGATAGGTTCCATGCCATCTGACCATGGGTTATATCAAGAATCTAATGGTGCAAGAGGCAGTATTTCTTACAAAGCTCTGGAGGATACCCTTCGATCTAATTCCGGTTTTACTCCCAATTGGGATGAAAGTGCAAAAGCACCATACCTGTGGCGAGAAAAAGACTCCTGTTTCGTCACATATGAAGACAGTAACTCGTTAAAAATAAAGACAGATTATGTGAAAAATGAAGGTCTAGGCGGCATAATGTTCTGGCAATTTGGCGGAGATAATGGCACCCTTCTCAATACAATTCATGAAAGTTTGAGCCAAAATTAG
- a CDS encoding MBG domain-containing protein encodes MGSLFRYGVSSSQWGHHNFSLPQYICLTVIFLYGFTGLSQNYTTTGNSTNWTDPSAWSCSGGPCNNNPYPPSNLSNITININHNIIYSESNPLNLGNKAKLLVQNGAELTTIPNINVYAGSTLEVNGGSISIGPGVLNNDGQIILNKALLFKNGNVVNNTIIQMANSCFVLSNGNFVNNGSLTGDGNIKVEDGNIDNKGTWSDDIDFYYSNNSNLTGTPSTAEEIDDACNCIITNCDIEPGYKSQFKVDEVIDHALFSLFSNYTLGVNPNPDIYVINDLNEVLVEIIPLENKYSDVRSLLELEYGIFESDYIPDYYFLDDDDNRITVFFPILSLGELNLRSDIINRVYVPYKATLNTDAIVGQGDKAQGSDLGRLGWNVSGANVKIGVISDAYNTKGDAGDDVTRGDLPNNVTVSEEFPFGIATDEGRAMLQIVHEVAPDASLFFNTGFISEGHLAHAIETLTNDYSCDIIVDDLTYLKAPFYRDGIVSKAVEAAEQAGVQYFSSAGNFGNKSYEAIYNSNGGTPDRHVYSTGVTLQDLTLNVGRYIIVLQWDDDFYSLGSNPGALNDLDMYLADDAGNVEYGFNINNLGADPVEVMPFTVINNTTTNLIIERAAGNTPNLKFKYVVFRAGDDNEFLANPALTESTVTGHANSNSAITVGAVRYDNTPAWGGVLTAQQSSSLGGTQIFGELSPRQKPDFMAPTGVNTSVNLSGDYAGDDDSFPNFFGTSASAPHAAAVAALLSEAKIKFDVEALNPGMDFSIRTLLSSNAIDMESPGFDYKTGAGMISATNSLYAIANPTPILFPLSLEGVEGVDLTNVHEGGFTMDFTGDFFMDSSIVYMRDEALPSTFVDENTIQVQIPPFEGNPEFKVTNTTNPLTNGSDGGDSDIQKFFDNIFDVTVAVNDTQRKYGEANPEFTYTTALEGSGGELSSEQLAILDNFVTLTAVESIDPNDGSITSEVSPTTDIGFYSIRLSISTDDVTDSALLDQFNQLLELYNFIPESGILTINALEVAVTAGPIPDITYGDPIPPITYEYIFGPEGSDIIVDPSAQQAIINKHQNALSATNGLSVINGLSVINTTGGDVTFNGLSVINKTIYVSKSILENAETVEQNGLSVINAAPDTKLVNLDASIFAPDAIDSGDFSTNGLSVINGLSVINAIRNGLSVINGLSVINGLSVINGLSVINGLSVINGLSVINSGDGLEDTNGLSVINSEGENSIDNIFSKFLIVISNSDTADNGEPIELFPITVVTNNTPTVQAVLPGGNIDPNVILSTIPRLFNINQKNLSVTANNKTITYGDALPEFDSTIDGLEFNETVESLFPEGLNYETGCTECDVVSSPHNISVSGTPSNNNYNITFNSGSLTVNKFPLTVTVNDETITYGGTAPIGGYTLSTEDLPFDDTSASIFTDFSYTPADACTVTSSISISNEQQPGNYNVSYTDGTLTLLKASLTIEATSAYMYTGDTQPSQVDITTTGLVCNDSEPTFTSYTIKDSSGNPVEPPLEAGLYSITPDISSLSGYEGYDITLIPGDLVVNQTVGCNDRIKATDVCKILISDIPSELLPDDLPSWATTLLRFCYANDLDTPIFIPRGPDNDLFGNARTFGEVPEIFYPGGACFDIFTDGNNCQWEVTTGGCNKPSKSANGSKANPCDALSITATYVSTSQQIAPNLTLKVYPNPVKDFATINLGQIGEVTNLRIFNEIGVLLLEREFKNLNSSKLQMDLSSFKPGILFVEIENDGVKSMAKLIKK; translated from the coding sequence ATGGGCTCATTATTTCGCTATGGGGTTAGTTCTTCCCAATGGGGACACCATAATTTTTCATTGCCCCAATATATTTGTTTAACTGTAATTTTCCTGTATGGTTTCACTGGCTTGAGTCAGAATTATACCACTACTGGTAATTCAACAAATTGGACGGATCCGAGTGCCTGGAGTTGTAGTGGTGGGCCGTGTAATAATAACCCTTACCCTCCAAGTAATCTAAGTAATATTACGATTAACATAAACCATAATATCATTTATTCCGAGAGTAATCCTCTCAATTTAGGCAATAAGGCTAAGTTATTGGTTCAAAATGGTGCTGAACTAACAACTATTCCTAATATTAATGTATATGCAGGTTCTACTTTGGAGGTTAATGGAGGTAGTATTTCCATTGGTCCTGGCGTATTAAATAACGACGGCCAAATTATTTTAAACAAAGCCCTTTTGTTCAAAAATGGAAATGTGGTAAACAATACCATAATTCAAATGGCAAACTCTTGCTTTGTTTTAAGTAATGGTAATTTCGTTAACAACGGTAGTTTAACAGGGGATGGAAATATAAAAGTTGAAGACGGAAATATAGACAATAAGGGCACTTGGAGTGATGACATTGACTTCTACTATTCCAATAATAGCAATTTAACGGGTACTCCATCAACTGCAGAAGAAATAGATGACGCCTGTAACTGCATCATTACAAATTGTGATATTGAACCAGGTTATAAAAGTCAATTTAAAGTTGATGAGGTAATAGATCATGCACTTTTCTCACTTTTTAGCAATTATACGTTGGGGGTGAATCCCAATCCAGATATCTACGTGATAAATGATCTAAATGAAGTTTTAGTAGAAATTATTCCATTGGAAAACAAATACAGTGATGTACGATCTTTATTGGAATTAGAATACGGCATTTTTGAGTCTGATTATATCCCTGATTATTACTTTTTAGACGATGATGACAATAGGATTACCGTATTTTTTCCGATACTTAGCCTTGGAGAATTAAATTTACGTTCAGACATTATCAATAGAGTATACGTCCCATATAAAGCCACTTTAAATACCGATGCAATTGTTGGCCAAGGTGATAAAGCTCAAGGTTCAGATTTGGGAAGATTGGGATGGAACGTTAGTGGAGCAAATGTAAAAATTGGTGTAATATCAGATGCATATAATACAAAAGGTGATGCTGGGGATGATGTTACAAGAGGTGATTTACCTAATAATGTAACTGTTAGTGAAGAATTCCCCTTCGGAATAGCTACAGATGAGGGTCGAGCAATGTTACAAATTGTACATGAGGTAGCTCCAGACGCCTCACTGTTCTTCAATACCGGTTTTATTTCTGAGGGACATCTTGCCCATGCTATCGAAACTTTAACAAATGATTACAGCTGCGATATTATCGTTGATGATTTAACTTATTTAAAAGCTCCTTTTTATAGAGATGGAATTGTTTCTAAAGCCGTAGAAGCGGCGGAACAAGCAGGTGTACAGTATTTTTCTTCTGCAGGTAATTTCGGAAACAAATCTTATGAAGCGATTTACAATTCTAACGGAGGCACCCCAGATAGACATGTATATTCAACTGGGGTAACCCTACAAGATCTAACACTTAATGTTGGTAGATATATTATTGTTTTGCAGTGGGATGATGATTTTTATTCCTTAGGGAGCAACCCTGGTGCACTAAATGACCTAGATATGTATCTCGCCGATGATGCTGGCAATGTTGAATATGGGTTCAATATAAACAATCTAGGTGCAGATCCTGTTGAAGTAATGCCTTTTACAGTAATTAACAATACCACCACAAACCTTATCATCGAAAGGGCTGCTGGCAACACCCCTAACCTTAAATTCAAATACGTGGTCTTTAGGGCAGGTGATGATAATGAGTTTTTGGCAAACCCTGCATTAACCGAATCAACAGTTACAGGGCATGCAAACTCCAACAGTGCTATAACTGTTGGTGCAGTGCGTTACGATAATACACCTGCTTGGGGTGGAGTTTTAACGGCCCAACAATCATCCTCATTAGGAGGCACTCAGATATTTGGAGAATTATCACCAAGGCAGAAACCAGATTTTATGGCACCTACCGGAGTTAATACCTCCGTAAATTTAAGTGGTGATTATGCTGGTGATGACGATTCCTTCCCCAACTTTTTTGGAACTTCTGCTTCTGCACCACATGCGGCAGCTGTTGCAGCCTTGCTTTCAGAAGCCAAAATTAAGTTTGATGTGGAAGCGTTGAACCCAGGGATGGATTTTAGTATTCGCACACTCTTATCATCTAACGCCATTGACATGGAAAGCCCTGGATTCGATTATAAAACGGGGGCCGGTATGATTTCGGCGACTAATTCGCTTTATGCAATTGCCAACCCAACCCCAATATTATTCCCTCTGAGTCTAGAGGGTGTTGAGGGAGTTGATTTAACAAACGTCCATGAAGGTGGATTTACTATGGATTTTACAGGTGACTTTTTTATGGATAGTTCAATTGTTTACATGAGAGATGAGGCTTTGCCTAGCACCTTTGTGGATGAGAATACCATACAGGTGCAAATTCCTCCTTTTGAAGGCAACCCAGAATTTAAGGTTACTAATACAACCAACCCATTAACAAACGGATCAGATGGTGGTGATTCAGATATCCAAAAATTCTTTGATAACATTTTTGATGTAACTGTCGCCGTAAATGATACACAACGTAAATATGGAGAAGCGAATCCAGAATTTACTTATACAACAGCATTAGAGGGAAGTGGTGGAGAATTATCCTCTGAACAATTAGCGATATTAGATAATTTTGTCACATTAACTGCAGTTGAATCTATTGATCCTAATGATGGTTCGATAACTTCTGAAGTTAGTCCTACAACAGATATTGGATTTTATTCGATACGCCTTTCTATTTCTACTGACGATGTTACAGACAGTGCACTGTTAGATCAATTCAACCAACTTTTAGAGTTGTACAATTTTATTCCCGAATCAGGTATATTAACTATAAATGCTTTAGAAGTGGCTGTGACGGCAGGTCCTATACCAGATATCACCTATGGAGATCCTATACCACCCATAACTTACGAATATATTTTTGGTCCAGAAGGATCAGATATAATAGTCGACCCTTCGGCTCAACAAGCCATAATAAACAAGCATCAAAATGCTTTATCTGCTACAAATGGTCTTTCAGTAATTAATGGGTTATCTGTAATAAATACAACAGGTGGTGATGTTACTTTTAATGGATTATCAGTTATAAATAAGACTATTTATGTATCAAAAAGTATTCTAGAGAATGCTGAAACTGTTGAACAAAATGGTCTTTCAGTAATTAATGCTGCTCCTGATACTAAGCTTGTAAATTTAGATGCAAGCATTTTTGCACCAGATGCTATTGATTCAGGTGATTTTTCAACTAATGGCTTATCTGTCATAAATGGATTAAGCGTTATTAATGCTATTCGAAACGGGCTTTCTGTTATAAATGGATTATCCGTAATTAACGGGTTATCGGTTATCAATGGCCTGTCTGTTATAAATGGCCTGTCTGTTATAAATGGTTTATCTGTTATAAATTCAGGAGATGGATTGGAAGATACCAATGGCTTATCTGTTATTAATAGTGAAGGAGAAAACTCTATCGATAATATCTTCTCAAAATTCTTAATTGTAATATCTAATTCTGATACTGCAGATAACGGAGAGCCTATAGAATTATTTCCAATTACTGTTGTTACTAATAATACACCTACAGTACAGGCGGTACTCCCAGGAGGCAATATCGATCCTAACGTAATATTGTCAACAATACCTAGACTGTTTAATATTAACCAAAAAAATCTTTCGGTTACGGCAAATAATAAAACCATCACTTACGGCGACGCTTTACCAGAGTTCGATAGTACAATTGATGGATTGGAGTTTAATGAAACAGTTGAAAGTTTATTCCCTGAGGGTTTAAATTATGAAACCGGATGCACAGAATGCGATGTTGTTTCCAGTCCTCATAATATTTCAGTGTCTGGAACACCTTCAAACAACAACTATAATATTACTTTTAATAGTGGCAGTCTAACAGTTAACAAATTTCCTTTAACAGTAACCGTCAATGATGAGACCATAACATATGGAGGAACCGCTCCGATAGGAGGGTATACACTGTCAACAGAAGATCTTCCATTTGACGATACTTCGGCTAGTATATTTACCGATTTCAGTTACACCCCTGCAGATGCATGTACGGTAACTAGTAGTATCTCCATAAGCAACGAACAACAACCAGGTAATTACAATGTTTCTTATACAGATGGCACGCTTACTTTATTAAAAGCATCCTTGACAATTGAGGCGACTTCAGCCTATATGTATACAGGCGATACACAACCTAGCCAGGTAGATATAACAACAACCGGTTTAGTTTGTAATGATTCTGAACCCACTTTCACAAGCTACACCATTAAGGACAGCTCTGGCAATCCGGTTGAACCACCACTAGAGGCGGGCCTCTACTCAATTACCCCAGACATTTCAAGTCTAAGTGGCTATGAAGGTTATGATATAACCCTCATCCCGGGAGATTTAGTTGTTAACCAAACTGTTGGCTGTAATGATAGAATAAAAGCAACTGATGTTTGTAAAATTCTTATTAGTGATATCCCAAGCGAATTATTACCCGATGATTTACCGTCATGGGCAACAACACTTTTAAGATTTTGTTATGCTAACGATTTAGACACTCCCATTTTTATTCCAAGAGGCCCTGATAATGATTTGTTTGGTAATGCCAGAACCTTCGGAGAAGTACCTGAAATATTCTACCCAGGTGGAGCTTGTTTCGATATATTTACAGATGGCAATAACTGTCAATGGGAAGTAACAACTGGAGGATGTAATAAACCGTCTAAATCTGCTAATGGATCTAAGGCTAATCCATGCGACGCCTTAAGTATTACAGCAACTTACGTAAGTACTTCTCAACAAATAGCTCCTAACCTAACTTTAAAGGTTTATCCAAACCCGGTTAAGGATTTTGCAACAATAAACTTAGGGCAAATTGGTGAGGTGACTAACCTTAGGATCTTTAATGAAATTGGAGTTTTATTGTTAGAACGTGAGTTTAAAAACTTGAATTCTTCAAAACTTCAGATGGACCTGTCATCTTTCAAACCTGGAATTTTATTTGTAGAGATTGAAAATGATGGTGTAAAATCCATGGCTAAATTGATTAAAAAGTAA
- a CDS encoding GAF domain-containing sensor histidine kinase: MIAPTIPLDEPQRLEELYSFGILDSENEVSFNQITELACQITGMPVALISFVDKDKVWFKASSGMNICSADRNLSMCSHTVGAKDHILIVENLLKDPRFFDHPFAHATSKPVIFYAGVCLIGPKGNPLGTLCVIDHKPNTINSEQLKGLKTLSGQVMKLLELHKSNIDLKEAQSRLRRKNEKLKEFAGRVSHDMKMPLSNIIVITDLLRSKFNGKMDQETNDYLSYLKTSCFHLSDFVEGLLDHYQSDDLARNANETFDLNQLLEDIVELLSIKHECEIHLPEDNHELLCNRAALQQILLNLIGNALKYNDKDVTVINIDCNRIGDRVHFEIRDNGMGIPKEKYEDIFQLFSTVGNYDRNGNRGNGIGLSTVLKLIETLGGHISVSSELGEGSCFKFDIKA, from the coding sequence ATGATAGCACCTACTATTCCACTAGACGAGCCCCAACGACTGGAAGAATTGTACAGCTTTGGTATACTTGACTCTGAAAATGAGGTCAGTTTTAACCAAATTACCGAATTGGCTTGCCAAATAACTGGTATGCCAGTTGCACTTATTTCCTTTGTTGATAAAGATAAGGTTTGGTTTAAAGCCTCATCCGGAATGAACATTTGTTCTGCTGATAGAAATTTATCTATGTGTAGTCATACGGTTGGTGCAAAAGACCATATACTAATCGTTGAAAATTTATTGAAGGATCCTCGATTTTTTGATCATCCTTTCGCACATGCAACTTCTAAACCCGTAATATTTTACGCAGGAGTTTGTCTCATTGGCCCAAAAGGTAATCCATTAGGAACCCTTTGTGTTATAGATCATAAGCCCAATACCATTAATTCTGAACAACTCAAAGGTCTGAAAACCTTGAGTGGGCAGGTAATGAAATTGTTAGAACTACATAAAAGCAATATCGATTTAAAGGAGGCGCAAAGCCGACTAAGAAGAAAAAATGAAAAATTGAAAGAATTTGCCGGCAGGGTATCGCACGATATGAAAATGCCTCTTTCAAACATAATAGTGATAACCGATTTATTACGCTCTAAGTTCAACGGTAAGATGGATCAAGAAACAAATGATTATCTATCTTATCTTAAAACATCCTGTTTTCATCTAAGCGATTTTGTCGAGGGATTGTTAGACCATTATCAAAGTGATGATTTAGCTAGAAATGCAAACGAAACTTTCGATCTAAACCAACTTTTAGAAGATATCGTTGAACTACTTAGCATAAAACACGAATGCGAAATTCACCTACCTGAGGATAATCACGAATTGCTCTGTAATAGGGCCGCTCTGCAACAAATACTTCTTAATCTAATTGGTAATGCCTTAAAATACAATGACAAAGACGTAACGGTTATTAACATTGACTGCAATCGAATTGGCGACCGCGTACATTTTGAAATAAGGGATAATGGAATGGGTATACCAAAGGAGAAGTATGAAGACATATTTCAACTATTTAGTACTGTGGGCAATTACGACAGAAATGGCAATAGAGGAAACGGCATAGGCCTATCTACTGTATTGAAACTTATTGAAACCTTAGGTGGTCATATTAGTGTCTCTTCTGAACTAGGAGAAGGAAGTTGTTTCAAATTTGATATTAAAGCCTGA
- a CDS encoding carboxypeptidase-like regulatory domain-containing protein produces MKKLPLILKSILTFTLLLSFSSIHSQTEIKSKIVDFMSMMPIESASIYIQNTTIGTMSNVDGKFVLLVPEEHDADTLVISSIGYKSFKTPVNEFDGTMDVFLEEDVAELDEVVLVAEPRPTTGNEIVLKALQKLEATMPENPYLLKGFLRHKERNKKEFKWLIESAITVYDSGYATNSAEQLKINVDEVRKSYDLRDVDSLFAYAAYLTNKSNKRNLRARNLRRDTIRISTLVNAIKWNDQRVNGLENLLQGKLNLVRNSTASNSLFGEDILTNHQFELDTILVDNERKIYKVKIEGGLDYVDLNTPGIFNNGYQAEGWMYIYYDNYAIKKIEYQLVAASPNQKKRSKDLFGTQTNHKLVINYLEFDGRMYPNYIYYETPKLVNVGAKPSVDMTDEEKEQFNRDERYYYTIQEILFTDVIFDEETIASRLASTWDSDIFSVRPYHKDFWKNYNTLLESEEEEQLIQDLTKRSRLFKD; encoded by the coding sequence ATGAAGAAATTGCCCCTAATCTTAAAGTCAATCTTGACTTTTACCCTTCTGTTGTCATTCTCAAGTATTCATTCCCAAACCGAAATTAAGAGTAAAATTGTGGATTTTATGAGCATGATGCCTATTGAGAGTGCAAGTATTTATATCCAAAACACCACTATTGGAACAATGAGCAATGTTGACGGAAAATTTGTGCTTTTGGTTCCTGAAGAGCATGATGCCGATACTTTAGTTATCTCGTCTATTGGCTACAAAAGTTTTAAGACGCCTGTGAATGAATTTGACGGAACCATGGACGTTTTCTTGGAAGAAGATGTGGCTGAATTAGATGAAGTTGTATTGGTGGCAGAACCTAGACCAACAACTGGAAATGAAATTGTTTTAAAGGCATTGCAAAAACTAGAGGCAACTATGCCTGAGAATCCGTATTTATTAAAAGGCTTTCTAAGGCATAAGGAAAGAAATAAAAAGGAATTTAAGTGGTTGATAGAAAGCGCGATAACTGTATATGATTCGGGTTATGCGACAAATTCTGCTGAGCAACTTAAGATTAACGTTGATGAGGTTAGGAAAAGTTATGATCTGCGAGATGTAGATAGTTTATTCGCTTATGCTGCCTATCTCACAAATAAATCCAATAAGCGCAACTTAAGGGCGCGAAATTTAAGGCGAGATACCATAAGAATATCAACTTTGGTAAATGCAATTAAATGGAATGATCAAAGGGTTAATGGATTAGAAAATTTGCTTCAAGGCAAGTTAAATCTGGTGCGTAATTCAACAGCATCCAATTCATTGTTTGGAGAAGATATTTTAACAAATCACCAATTTGAATTAGATACAATTTTGGTAGACAATGAAAGAAAAATTTATAAGGTAAAAATTGAAGGTGGTCTAGATTATGTAGATTTAAATACGCCAGGTATATTTAATAATGGATACCAAGCTGAGGGGTGGATGTATATTTATTATGATAATTATGCCATCAAAAAAATTGAATATCAATTAGTAGCAGCTTCTCCAAATCAGAAAAAGCGAAGCAAGGATTTATTTGGCACACAAACCAACCATAAATTAGTAATTAATTATTTGGAATTTGATGGCCGCATGTATCCCAATTATATTTACTATGAAACCCCCAAATTAGTTAATGTTGGGGCAAAACCATCTGTAGATATGACAGATGAGGAAAAAGAACAGTTCAATAGAGATGAACGTTATTACTACACGATTCAAGAAATCTTATTTACAGATGTAATTTTTGATGAGGAAACAATTGCCAGTCGATTGGCCTCCACTTGGGATTCAGATATTTTTTCTGTGAGGCCTTATCATAAGGATTTTTGGAAAAACTATAACACTTTATTGGAAAGTGAAGAGGAAGAGCAATTGATACAAGATCTTACAAAACGATCTAGATTATTTAAAGATTAA
- a CDS encoding YkgJ family cysteine cluster protein, translated as MTLYRKVQAVERVFKQLEKDLASFQNATNLRCFQGCGRCCTTPNITATTLEFIPLAYHLHKQGLAIQWYQKLSVYNVSNCFAFNHLVIEGIGGNCGQYNYRGLICRLFGFSAMRDKYGTAQLVTCKTLKEGKTQEYQVAQQHISSGKPAPLMSNYYYQIQSIDGNLGSKLLPINMAMKEALKVVLSYYAYRRPRSA; from the coding sequence GTGACACTCTATCGTAAAGTCCAAGCGGTTGAACGGGTTTTCAAACAATTGGAGAAGGATTTGGCATCCTTTCAAAATGCTACAAATTTGAGATGTTTTCAGGGATGTGGACGTTGTTGTACTACCCCAAATATAACAGCCACAACTCTAGAATTTATTCCCTTGGCATACCATTTACACAAACAAGGCTTAGCCATTCAATGGTATCAAAAACTTTCCGTTTATAATGTATCTAATTGTTTTGCATTTAACCATTTAGTTATTGAAGGAATCGGTGGAAATTGCGGCCAATATAATTATCGCGGACTCATCTGTCGACTATTCGGTTTTTCTGCAATGAGGGATAAATATGGAACTGCACAATTAGTGACATGCAAAACATTGAAAGAAGGGAAGACGCAAGAATATCAAGTGGCACAACAACACATATCATCTGGTAAACCTGCTCCGTTGATGAGTAATTATTACTATCAAATACAATCAATAGACGGCAACTTAGGTTCAAAATTATTGCCTATAAATATGGCGATGAAGGAAGCATTAAAAGTTGTATTAAGCTACTATGCATATCGACGACCTCGATCGGCCTAA